Part of the Etheostoma spectabile isolate EspeVRDwgs_2016 chromosome 21, UIUC_Espe_1.0, whole genome shotgun sequence genome is shown below.
CCGCCGCTCCTTCCTCCAAACCCCAAACACATTTAGTCTAAGACTCTAAGACTCTAAGAGACAGTTGTATGTTTGTTGTGCGTTTCTATGCGATGGGGTGCCGTTTTCGTTCTCTGGACTGCCCAAGACAAACTTCCCCTGTAACACTGCCATCATGTCAAAGAATTGTACAACTTTagtaattctctctctctctctgtctctgtgtctctctctctctctctctctgtgtttagaACTCAATCCGCCATAACCTGTCCCTGAACCGGTACTTCATCAAAGTGGCCCGGTCTCAGGAGGAGCCGGGCAAAGGCTCCTTCTGGAGGATCGACCCCTCCTCGGAGGGGAAGCTGGTAGAACAAGCGTTCAGGAAGCGGCGGCCCCGGGGGGTGCCCTGCTTCAGGACCCCCGTGGGGccgctgtcctccaggtagAGAACTCTCTCATCCAGACACCAGTGTGTTACTTCAGTCGGTGGGGCAACAGCGTGTCAATAATCAACCTTCTTTGTACTCCTGTCCCAGGAGCGCTCCGGCGTCTCCCAGCCACACAGGGGCGCTGTCTGCCCACTCCAGTGGGGTCCAGACCCCGGACAGCCTGTCCAGAGAGGGTTCTCCTGTCCCCATGGAGCCAGAGCCAACCCCACCGCCAGCCCCCACCCAAACCACCACAGCCCAGCCCAAACTCGCTGTCATCCAAGAGGCCCGCTTTGCACAGAACTCCTCTGGTAAAGCACTCCATTCCCCAAGATTCTGTCCTCAGgacaaaaaggacatttttgtattttctttgtgttttaactCTGAGGtaaaaatggactgttcttatactGTGTCCCCTCATGTTTTGTGATGGCGTGCAGTATTTATGTGCCTCTGTCACACCTAGAGTAAGGAGTTTGTCAGTAACCTGTAacctgtacccccccccccccccccccccccataggcTCCCCCCTCAACAGCCAGCCGGTTTTGATTGCCGTGCAGCGCCAGATGCCTCAGACAACCATGAAGCCTGTGACCTACGCTATGGCGTCGCCCGCCATGGTAACAACGtctgttagctccgcccctgtTATGCAGACGGTACACGTCGTCCACCAGATCCCAACCGTCACCATGGCAACTGTTGGCGGACAGCCCGCTGTGACAGTGGGCCGGGAACCTCAGGAGAACGGAGGTGGCGAGAGAGAGATCAAGCGTGAGACCTGTTGTtatttctcccccccccaccccctccccccgtAGTCAGGAAGCATTGCgttgagactgtgtgtgtttttctccccGTGTGCAGTCCCATCCATCACGGCCTCGTCGCTAGGCGGAGTCAGCCGCATCATCCAGAGCTCTGCGGCCCCCCCGCTGACCACGGTAACCATCGTGCAACAAGCCCCGCTCGGCCAGCACCAGCTCCCCATAAAGGCCATCACGCAGAACGGGACCCACCTCGTCCCCGTCAGTACTGGTAGCACAGgtgactaacacacacacacacacacaaacacacacacacacacacacacacacacacacacacacacacacacagcaaatggacagaaagagagactgcAAAGCGAGCGTGTGGAGCGAAAGATTTCATGACTAGCCGAGGCAACCCACCCCAAAAATCTATTATAATTTCCTTTTCATCAACAAAGACATTAGCACCCTAGATGGATGCAGGAAAGACACACGTTGTTGCAAAACCTTTCCCCAGAATGCAGAACGTGTTAAAGCCTTTCCCATGACTCACTCCTCATGGTAACTGTTTTCTTTCTACCAGCTGTTGCGACCCCTCTGCACCTCCTGGCGGCCCCCGCCCCCGCCCCCACCAAGAGGCAGAACGGAGCGCTGCAGGAGCAACCTCAGTCAAAGAGGGTGAAgatggaggggggggaggggaaagcTACTGCAGCCACCACCAACAATAACAACGGCACCACGGACATAGCCGAGAAGCAGGGGTCATCGAACACATCGGTGACAAgtagcgcccccccccccccccccccgccccggtCTGACTCTGGACCCCTGCTCTCCTGTACACATTGAGCCTCACACGTCCCACACTGTCCCCCCCCTCCATCATCTACTCCAAGGTGCCAAAAACAGAAGAGTGACTGGGAAACACCTGCAGGGCTTAGAGAATGTTAAAAACCCTCTTCCtcaacaccccccaccccctcccgaTCCTCTTCCATATATTTAAGACCACCAAACACGATGCAAAaactaaagacaaaaaaaaaaaaaaaggaatcaagAGTTGCTGATGACTGTGAAACCCGAAGCTTGAGACCCAGATgccacagaagaagaagcacaggaagaaaaagaaaatcctgatTTCAAGAAACTCCAGAATGACTTTCTGGACAAGCAAGGAGGACTGATGAAGATGGAACGGAGCCTCATCCTGGTAGCATTACAGACGAGCGCTTTTACTGTGTCGATAGACAACAGCAACCACGTGAGATCACCAGTAGTGTATTCCGCTAACGGGaggtgtgtgtacgtgtgtgtggaCATTCCCACCTTCGGCAGCTAGCCTCCATGTGGACCTACCTAGCCCAGTCGTGAGTAGATATGCAGTATTCCGTTGTACAAGTGTATCTTTGGCTCTGTTTTTGAGTGTTTCTCCGTTTCCCAAGGCACAGAAACTATCTAGTAATAATTAAGATAACTAAAAGCTATAAGTGAGGTCCTTAAGAACATTGAGACATCCCAACATGATATTTTTGGAACCCTTTccgttgtttttgtatgtggaCTCTTTGTTCAGTGAAATGAATGTAGTctcctttttaaagaaaacactatCTATGGACTGGATGCTCTTCTGCTTATTCATGCAAATGGAATTTTGTTATCACTAATCATctacagatttgttttttcatatttttcaaatatcctatgagataaaaaaaaaaaaaaagtatattccCATGCGTATCTGACCATATGCTTCATCGAGCTTGCATGTTACGGATCTAGAGACAATGTACCTGAGCACATTATCTGAATATGGAACTGAATGAATCTCCGCTGTATGATGCTGCACTTAACCCTCTTAGtcgttttttcctccttttttgtaattttctttgctgtttcttCCCGTCACCATGGGCTGtttgttaccttttttttttgaagttggCAACTCTTGGCTTAATTATTTGATTCTGTTCAGGCTTCTAACCAGTCTATTCAGATTATTCTATGTTACGAGGAAAAACAAGTGATAGGTGTTCGTTCTGCTTCAGTgggtaaatgcattttttttttttttttttataaatttatttaaaacacttaacCTCTtagtttgtatttctttgagtAAAAGCCTTCTCTGCGGAGCAAATGCAAACTCAGTCAGTCTGAACgattattttgttctttttgttcaAATGAGGAAAGAAGATGACAAACCTAGGGCTGGGAACTGAATTCACTACTTTTTATGCACCGATCGAACCGCCTCTAAAGAATCGGAAAATTCTAGAAACTTGCAGGAAAATCTCTACGTTACAGAGACGGCTCATGTAGTAGAACCTGGAACATAAAGGAAAAGATTTGTACTGTAATATTGtcatttttgatttattaaattggtatcacagcattcctggatgggagaacaacctgctctggtttattgacatttctttaaaccaatcacaatcgtcttgggcggggctaagctccggacggcgccctggtgcctctgctaaatagtctcaggaaggaagttgttttggtggaacatgtgaacgttcagaagtagttttagtcatcaacagaaaactctgtttggacagatagtctagctagctgtctggatttaccctgcagagatctgaggaccaggtaactatagtcctcagattggacagatagtctagctagctgtctggatttaccctgcagagatctgaggaccaggtaaccatagttctcagaaatccaccagaggtcagaacgccaacacagagagaggacgGGGATGGACATCAGGCCTAAATAAGGGACATTTCCGGCGACACCGGATCAAGAAGGGGAACGTTGTGGACATAGACCAGGGTATACAGTACTGAACAGGGCTCGGCGTTGTAGCAATTGAGGAGGGACTCTCGAGAAAGTGACTGCACCCAGAGTAGGCGGTGACACCATTCAACCATACTGAATCCTTGAAGGAGCACAGGACCCACAACCAAAGTTATGATGGGCCCAAGCCTCCCCGACACCCCTTGTAGTCCATGAAGGTCTAACCCAGTCAGAACACCGGCAAGGCAAAGGTCAGGATATGTCGCACAGTGAGCTGCAAGGTAGGAATttgaaaacttcctttttacaTTCATTTCCTACATTAGTTCTAAAAGCATCAATGCATTTTTATAGGGGGTGGCCCTAGATGGCACCCTCCACATTtcgttaaaattaaatgagcCCTACATGCTCATATCTGTAGCACCCCTTAATGGCTGATCTTACACAAATTTAGTCTTGAGCCTCAGAGAGGCATGGCAAACAATAATCTCAAGTTTCACGTTCTTTTCATATCTTTAcattactttgtttttaaattttttattctGGACCCTattctcttgtttttgtgtgtaagcgaCTAATGGAACGACACTCTGACAGTGGTCCGGCAGTAAGAAACAGTGCAGCtgtcagagaaacaagctacaatagATAATTAATAGGGAAATTGTGCAGCttatttttatgttcaaaaaagTGCTCGATTTGCTGcagacaggctcagattgtatCATGTGTCTGAcatcatggaaaggatttctaaggaggtcgaccttttttttttttttataaaaacagccGCAAAATTATGTTTGTTAAACCTACCAGaccccatgtaaataatcagtaattttagcatggtaaaatacacttcaaagtcaacagaaactaaataaaactatgaaaagctgtttctggtcggtctttccacttttcaaaCCATCACAATTCTATTTCAGTTTGGTTGTAATAAAACCAATGTTTACcgaattaaatgtaaaaatatgttggctctatacacaataaaagtattgcttttttaaatggagtctggtgggttcagCACTAGCAACCTCAGAACTGTTTCTAGTGAAACAAAGGTCTTatagaggttttaaaggtctatctctgtagggatcctttccataatgttgtcagacactttgaataataatctgagtctgtcaccagcaacaacacaacttttaaTAGACCAAATTaacgatgcacatttgccccatagggttCCATAGTAGCCCGGTCTGTTGCTGGTTACAGCGTTACAAATCCAGTTATTCAGTTTTGGTAGAGGCACTTGTTTCCCACAATATAATAATCGGCATGTTAACAGCCCATACAGTTTAACTGTAAAAGCAGATGTTAAATTTTATTCATAAATTTAAATGCAGGTTTTACAATCATTCTGAGTGTGTCAGACACAAGTTGGCGTTTCAGTTTGAGCAGCGTCCCCGCGGGTCAGTGACCGCCAAGGGCTGTTCAACAGAGTGACACCCGCCGTCGTACAATCTgatgtgtttttgaaatgaaagaCAAATGCTGTCAATCAACAggacaaattaaaagaaaaatatttcactaaacattaaagtgctcatattaggcTCAtcttcaggtttataattgtatttagagggtACATCACATTGGCtttatgtggtttaatgtttgttgtactgcacatagctttttgtaaacctataacgtgcacacaAAAAGATATAGAACACAATtaaggaaagaggaaaaagcgTAATATGAGCATTTTAACACAGTTCCACTTTTAACATTTTCCACTGTACTGAACACATCTCCTGGTTATGGCCACGGGCTTTGACGAAGCACTTCAGAGTCCCTGATTAGCATTAGCAGAATCCAGGGTTTCCCCCAGCGTATAACAAGCCTGGTGGCCCACCGGGCCTACGTTTCCTTAACTGGAAATcagttttttaatgtattttaagatGTTTATGTGGGTTATATGGTTACAGTGGGGTGGTTCATTTGGAAACTTAGACAGAGTcatacagtatttttaaaatctccAGTCAacttttagcactgacttaaaGTGTGGGGCTCTGTGAGATGTCTTATAGCTTTTTTTAATGATCAATTTCACCATTCTGTCCATGATTCTGATCACAGAAACTACtgggctctacattaatgctgccatcagtctgggACTGGCCCCAGCCGGGCCCTCGTCAGTGATAAAGAAACTTGCCACCAGGCCAAACAACTTTTGTGGGGGAAACCCTGGAATAAATGGATGCCCCGAGGGGCTTGGTGAAGCAGTTCACGGAGCTCCGCTGACAACACAGACACGTGTTGTCAGTGTAAGAAAGTATACAGCTGGGACTGGAGAGCCGCACGGGCCAACCAAAACCAATCATACTTCAGGAGACTTTGGATTTAATAATGGATTAACATTGAAAACATGAAGTGCAGTtctaaatattcacatttttacagTTGATCTAGGCTTCTGAATCTCATCCAATCCATTAGCTTTTGTGATTTAAGGTGGGAAAAAGCAAAGGCGTGACTATTTCCCAATACATGGTAACTATTTTTTCAAGCTTGCGTGGTCAGGTAGAGACGACACTCAACTTCTGCAAGCtcttaacaaaaaacatattgcacaatgtatgaaaaaaagggacgagggaaacaaaaatacatgtgaCATTTTTCCTGCTACTATTCTGTACAGCTGTGTGTAGTTAGAAGATCGGTCTGGCGCGGTGTGATTATACAGAGAATATAAGAAACGGTTCCACGTCACCTCGTTCGGATTCTGCTCTGCGGACACCTAATATGGTACATTggtatatacacaaacacacatgtatatatgaCAACCACTATATGTGCACACATCCAGATTCTCTCCAGTCTCGAGGCACTCCCTATAGTTaggtaaggtggtgttagttgACAAAATCTCAATAGTTTTCAATCCGTCTAACTATCACAATCATCTGGGATTAAAAATAACCGTCCTTTTGTAAATTCCTCGGAAGACATCTTAAAAAGCGGCATGTTGTCCATTCAGAAAAATAACTTCCTCTCTTTTTGCTAGTGTTTGGTTTGGGAGTCCCTCTGTCCAGAGACCGTCCTCAGGAGTCTGACAGACAATCGTCTGCATCCCTGTTGTTGCTTCCATCCGTTCCTCTTGGCTGTAAGGGGTCCCCCCTCCTCCAAAGTCTatgtttctctttcttcatcctttctttttctgatgCTCTCTTAAAGAGTCTGTCAAGATAAGGAGAAGTGCAGCCTGGGAAATCTCCtccaaaagaaaacaagtaAAGAAACAACAAACCAGGCGGTGTCATAGCAAGTCTCCAGAGAGgagtgggagagagggggggcgaGTGTCAAAGGTCATATTTTCTCGTCGGTCATCTCCAGGAACTGGGCGTACACGTCTCTGGCACACTCCCCTTTCTGGTTGAACAGGAACTTGTAGTAGCTGCCGTCAGCACAAATGGCTGCAAAGAAACCAGAGGGGGAACTCAGACAGTGCTGCAGTTTTATTAGAACGCAGTGGAGCATGCTGCAGAGGTCGGGAACAGTCAAATCAGTTCAATGGTTTTTCAACCTGGCCtcattttcctgtgttttggtgtgtaactgaaattggtccagtattgagcatTAACGCTGTAACCAGCAGCCACAGACCGGGCTGCAAAGGAACActatggggcaaatgtgcatcgtcTATTCGTCATATTTGGTCTAttaaaagttgtgttgttgctggtgacagactcagattattattcaaagtgtctgacaacattatggaaatgatccctacagagatagacctttaaaacctctataagacctttctgtttaactaGAAACTGCTCTGAAGcattaaacccaccagactccatttaaaaaagcaatacttttagcgtctATAGAGCAAAATAATTTTTACATGAAAATAagtaaactgtgtttatttcaacctaAACTACAGTTGTGattgttggaaaagtggaaagacaaccTAAAAACTGAATTGCCATAGTTCACTTTGTTTCTGTGGACTTTgaaatgaagtgtattttaccgTGCCAAAattgctgtttatttacatggactCTGGTGGTTTACTCTAACAGAAAGGTCagcctccttagaaatcctttctataatgttgtcagacactaagaatattaatctgagcctgtcagtggcaaaacgagcactttttgtgaaggtaaatacaagctggacaattgttgtattaacttccattgtagctcgtttctctgctgctgactgcagtgatctctcttaatactggaccaatgtcaacgATTGTTGTTccaatcagtcacttagacacaaaaccacaggaaaatagggtccaggttgaaaacaaCGGTAGCTACCATTTAAGACATTACTGTACCTATCACTGTCAGAATCCACATCTCTTCTTTTTGCCCCCACTGTATCAAAAACACTGTTAGACCATCAGCAGTCAGACTACAGGTTTGGAAGGGATTGAGTACTGATACAGCATTACTTtaccaaaaacaaagcaaaacatctTCAGTTTTCCATTACCAAAATTCAGTCAGGCACCTTGTGTGAAATGAGTTATAGAAAATGAACTGTATGGATGGAAGAATGGGGAGGTCATCTTCCTCACAGCCAGGAAGCTACCGGTCTTGATTTTGATGCATAAATAAGATTGACACAGCTGTACAGGCTGTTTAAAGTCGACTTACAGAACATAtttcaacatattttttatCAGTGCCATTAACGTCTACCAGAGCTTTTGTGACTAAAACATTTTGATGGAAACGTCAAatggttaaaggtcccatgacatggtgctctttggatgcttttatgaggtcataaggggcaaggttccATCTGggctttcatttcctcaaaggcagagcaggatacccagggctcggtttacacctatcaccatttctagcccctgGGGGGCCATaaacaggctgggggaactcatataaTGAaactttcatgccatgggacctttaaagcaaaacaaaaagggaaaacaattacaaaatccATATATCCATTTGACCTTTTCTTAATTAAACTCCCTAGAGCAGGGATCTCCAACAGGGGGTCATACCAACAATTAGTAGGCTATTTTATTAGCTTAggattttatgaaaaaaaatgtatgtataaaagGTGTAAGGCCACCCTAACGTTATCGTAGGctcagtttaatatgcaacttcattttatacaatatatgcagCAGGGGGGACCCTGCTGTTTCTCTTTCAGTTCAGGGGTCTTTGGGTTAAAAAACGTGGAAGACCCCGGCTCTAGAGGGTCTGTTTCCCAGGAGGATTGGGTTTCTTTCCCCGTCTTACTTCTCTTTAATGACGTCACCAGGATCTCACTTATCAGCATTTAAACTGATGACAACAATACTTTTATTACTGACAGATGATGGCCCAAACTGCCAAAAGAAGATTCAGGATGACCAAATATTTCAGAGCCTACCACTCAAAATATTCTCCTCCTCATCCGCTCTTCTTTTCCTGTTTGGAGCCACGACTGTTGTTCCCTTCCTTTTACCTCTGCTTACTATCTCGCCGCCACATCTAATTATGGATGTACGGGCTCTCCGTTCATTAACCTATCTATGTAAATAATATTACACTTAAAACACTTCTTTGAAATTACTTTTAACTGACCATATTTgaagtattattattagaaaTGTTGTAATATTTCTATAGTACAGTGGCCGAGACAACAGAGGTGAGAGTGTTGTTGACAAGCGGAGCCGGTGGAGGAagggtttttgtgtttgagaagtGAAACATGGTCGCTGGCTAATTAGGAGTACTGTCGCTACGCGACTGTCACGAATAAGCAATGCCTTCAATAGGCTGCCGGGggaaatacatacacacatacacggtCACATACACATGAAAAACCCAGAATTTTAACCATGACCTTGCTTACTACTGGAAATCAAATAACAGGTAAATACACCGAATTCAGAATGTGGACtcttgtgtatttaaagacatgtAAAAGGGTTTGTTTACAGACTTTATATTGACATTTGTACAGTCTATGGATTTATTGCATGTCTTCAGCTACACGCACACGCAgagtatactgtacatatggaaATACAAAGATATTGCGACAGTAATCAGAATTAGCACACAATAATTTTTTCCCGGCTCCATTTACCAACAACACActcatttctgtatttgttttgtggctttt
Proteins encoded:
- the LOC116671037 gene encoding LOW QUALITY PROTEIN: forkhead box protein K2-like (The sequence of the model RefSeq protein was modified relative to this genomic sequence to represent the inferred CDS: inserted 1 base in 1 codon), with protein sequence MAVVSGMLGSAVARLEGRELEYLMKKRSVTIGRNSSQGSVDVSMGHSSFISRRHLEIFTAGEDGPGTGEFYLRCLGKNGVFVDGVFQRRGAPPLQLPRMCCLRFPSTSIKITFTALSSDKKEPRNVPESPVKPVQPQISPLTINIPDNIAHLMSPLPSPTGTISAANSCPSSPRGAGLSSYRTGRVLASDLIGDNSQSENDKEASGEDSPKDDSKPPYSYAQLIVQAITMAPDKQLTLNGIYTHITKNYPYYRTADKGWQNSIRHNLSLNRYFIKVARSQEEPGKGSFWRIDPSSEGKLVEQAFRKRRPRGVPCFRTPVGPLSSRSAPASPSHTGALSAHSSGVQTPDSLSREGSPVPMEPEPTPPPAPTQTTTAQPKLAVIQEARFAQNSSGSPLNSQPVLIAVQRQMPQTTMKPVTYAMASPAMVTTSVSSAPVMQTVHVVHQIPTVTMATVGGQPAVTVGREPQENGGGEREIKLPSITASSLGGVSRIIQSSAAPPLTTVTIVQQAPLGQHQLPIKAITQNGTHLVPVSTGSTAVATPLHLLAAPAPAPTKRQNGALQEQPQSKRVKMEGGEGKATAATTNNNNGTTDIAXEAGVIEHIGDK